The genomic DNA CCTGCTGGTATTGGTCTACCTCTACGCGACCGGCCCGGTGTCCGGCGCGGTGGCCGCCCTGCCGGTCGCGTGGAAGTACCCGCTGACCGCCCTCTTTTTCTTTCCTCTGGGCGCGGCCATGGGCATGCCTTTCCCCGCGGGCATGGCGCTTCTGGGCCGGACGAACCCCGGCCTTATACCCTGGGCGTGGTGCGTAAACGGCTCATTTTCGGTTATAAGCTCGGTGCTCGTAATGATGGGCGCGATGGTCTGGGGCTTTTCCGCGGTCCTGGGGGTTGCGGCACTGGCCTACGCAGCGGCATGGCTGGCGATAAGGGCGCTTTCCGCTGAGGGATAAGCGGTCTACTCGCCCTCGAGCATCTTGCCGACCATCGGGACGAAGACAACGCCGGAGATGTGTTGGACGTCGAGCCTATCTCCCTTTTTCGTAACGAGGGTGAGGGTCTGGTAATAACGGGTACTGCCGAGTGGTATAATAAGCCTTCCGCCGTCCTTCAGCTGCTTTATCAGCGGAGGGGGTATGTGGTTTGCCGCGGCCGTTACGATAACCGCGTCGTAGGGCCCCTCCTCCTCCCAGCCGAAGTAGCCGTCTCCGTACCTGACCTTCACCTTGTCGTAGCCGAGCTCACCTAGCCTCGCCCGGGCCGAACCGGCGAGCTTCTTCCTTATCTCCATGGTCCTTACCTCGACCCCCATCTCCGCCAGCACGGCGGCCTGGTAGCCCGAGCCGGTGCCGACCTCGAAGACCCGCTCCTTGCCGGTAAGGCCGAGCATCT from Thermodesulfobacteriota bacterium includes the following:
- a CDS encoding protein-L-isoaspartate(D-aspartate) O-methyltransferase, encoding MAKLYLSITALFLLLLSPMQGYSKDDPFLAERMEMVEKQIEQRGVNDPKTLDAMRNVERHLFVPASSRDASYSDHPLPIGEGQTISQPYIVALMTEMLGLTGKERVFEVGTGSGYQAAVLAEMGVEVRTMEIRKKLAGSARARLGELGYDKVKVRYGDGYFGWEEEGPYDAVIVTAAANHIPPPLIKQLKDGGRLIIPLGSTRYYQTLTLVTKKGDRLDVQHISGVVFVPMVGKMLEGE